In Methanosphaera sp. ISO3-F5, a genomic segment contains:
- a CDS encoding helix-turn-helix domain-containing protein, with protein sequence MSSKVHVTKPLSSKLIIELLDENPDLEEINCPLSLYERTSEIYLDALAELGVVINIIESRGRPKKYDDDLKEKIDEMLDSGLSVKTIASKLNISSKTVYYLKKNKLKQGPKSKYSNKTKKEIFDMRNDGVPVKKISEKMNIPIRTIYYILKNNENLNEEVN encoded by the coding sequence ATGAGTTCAAAAGTACATGTGACTAAACCACTATCATCTAAATTAATCATTGAACTGCTAGATGAAAATCCGGATCTTGAAGAAATTAATTGTCCTTTAAGTTTATATGAACGAACTTCAGAAATTTATTTGGATGCTTTAGCAGAATTAGGTGTTGTAATAAATATAATAGAAAGTAGAGGTCGACCTAAAAAGTATGATGATGATTTAAAGGAAAAAATAGATGAAATGTTAGATTCAGGATTAAGTGTTAAAACTATTGCATCTAAATTAAATATTAGTAGTAAAACAGTTTATTATTTAAAGAAAAATAAATTAAAACAAGGTCCTAAATCAAAGTATTCGAATAAAACCAAAAAGGAAATTTTTGATATGAGGAATGATGGTGTTCCTGTGAAAAAAATATCTGAAAAAATGAACATACCTATTAGAACAATTTATTATATTCTTAAAAATAATGAGAATCTGAATGAAGAGGTGAATTAA
- a CDS encoding DUF530 domain-containing protein, translating into MSETLVTQSEKFLKKIQYKPIIAESIEDFDSFIEIYTYLKTNLEELQNLRNKMEIRGFTSPYSALKRFGKGGNNSPEIIPDDVHDQSRHAQYFRIKASNKKNILDQVKSAIASHKIAIGHLEEYATITCKKCGQNYKKNIIENILKFDDDYKIEKIQCDCSSEDFEIHPNNSGICRLELIKYLPLGGEYLLKRSQLTKYSLEAYRSIIKVMKQEKRGLVKSVTVIAKVKDKKTNKWISKKANIDYADESNYELELRKRYGPNARIELLQFNHKKPSLINDKYVQNALAIAYLQYSENIVNQNIDEIIPSHIRNMDKINTYRKIIEEARNDASKLAREADERIELEEELKYIKLKKNNLMNKDRVLDRELREDLNKKVSIKKHFYMETPKTLILWDIFKYYLTTTESRRNNYSGPFPNLRPNLDSNQIKVFEYVFPKDVVNLLIDNNENVDSLANMKETIQYKSELETKIKKLHLKPNQEAIGAVAIHNKCNLSLNKSAELLHVDPKEAVKEKNALNKIEKPTTKKAKKFLELINK; encoded by the coding sequence ATGAGCGAAACCTTAGTGACACAGAGTGAGAAGTTTCTTAAAAAGATTCAATATAAACCAATAATTGCTGAAAGTATTGAAGATTTTGATAGTTTTATTGAAATTTACACTTATTTAAAAACGAATCTTGAAGAATTACAAAACCTTAGGAATAAAATGGAAATAAGAGGTTTTACTTCTCCATATAGTGCTTTAAAAAGATTTGGTAAAGGAGGAAATAATAGTCCTGAAATTATTCCAGATGATGTGCATGATCAATCTAGACATGCACAATATTTCCGTATTAAAGCTTCAAATAAGAAAAACATATTAGACCAAGTCAAGTCTGCTATTGCATCCCACAAAATAGCAATAGGTCACTTAGAGGAATATGCTACTATAACCTGTAAAAAATGTGGACAAAATTATAAGAAAAATATTATTGAAAATATTTTAAAGTTTGATGATGATTATAAGATAGAAAAAATACAGTGCGACTGTTCATCCGAAGATTTTGAAATACATCCAAATAATAGTGGAATTTGTAGATTAGAACTTATAAAATATTTACCTCTCGGAGGAGAATATTTATTAAAAAGATCACAGTTAACCAAATACAGCCTTGAAGCATATAGAAGCATAATTAAAGTTATGAAACAAGAAAAAAGAGGTTTAGTAAAAAGTGTTACTGTGATTGCTAAAGTAAAAGATAAAAAAACAAACAAATGGATTAGTAAGAAAGCAAATATTGATTATGCTGATGAATCCAATTATGAATTAGAATTACGAAAAAGATACGGTCCAAACGCACGGATAGAGTTATTGCAATTTAATCATAAGAAACCATCCTTGATTAATGACAAATATGTACAAAATGCACTGGCTATAGCCTATTTGCAGTATTCAGAGAATATTGTTAACCAGAATATTGATGAGATTATTCCATCACATATTCGTAATATGGACAAAATTAATACTTATCGTAAAATCATAGAAGAAGCACGTAATGATGCTAGTAAATTAGCAAGAGAAGCTGATGAACGTATTGAATTAGAAGAAGAATTAAAATATATAAAATTAAAAAAGAATAATTTAATGAATAAAGATAGAGTTTTAGATAGAGAATTAAGAGAAGATCTTAACAAAAAAGTTTCTATCAAGAAGCATTTTTATATGGAAACTCCTAAAACATTGATTTTATGGGATATTTTCAAATATTATTTGACAACTACTGAGAGTAGACGAAACAATTATTCAGGTCCATTCCCTAATCTTAGACCTAATTTAGATTCGAATCAGATAAAAGTTTTTGAATATGTGTTCCCAAAAGATGTTGTTAATCTTTTAATAGATAATAATGAAAATGTTGATTCATTAGCCAATATGAAAGAAACTATTCAATACAAATCTGAACTTGAAACAAAAATAAAGAAATTACATTTGAAACCAAATCAAGAAGCAATTGGTGCAGTTGCAATACATAATAAATGTAATTTATCTTTGAATAAATCTGCGGAATTGTTACATGTTGATCCTAAAGAGGCTGTTAAAGAGAAAAATGCACTTAACAAAATTGAAAAACCTACCACGAAGAAAGCGAAGAAATTCTTAGAATTAATTAATAAGTGA
- a CDS encoding multidrug transporter: MPSLIRRLKNADIVGKDIHKLTKPEVAEMGGIGILFGFAIAIMVGVYLCPEWKSQLTITLIVILLTGIIGIVDDLIMLSSKEKLILLWIAGLPIMWVTPPNVSVIYMLSIPIAVSVASNLTNMLAGLNGIETGLGIIALTSLTFSCVIMNKFDVAIISFSMLGALIAFLFFNKYPANVFPGDVGTLIIGACIAIIAFIGRVKIIAFIVLLPNIIDGLLKFYSAGVMERQNFKPTQVDDDGKLIAPSGGFNSLIRSILKKPMKEKDVVHIIWIIGIVFGIIGILVAYFARGNLI; encoded by the coding sequence ATGCCTTCTTTAATTAGAAGATTGAAAAATGCGGATATTGTTGGTAAAGATATTCATAAATTAACCAAGCCTGAAGTTGCAGAGATGGGTGGTATTGGTATCCTATTTGGATTTGCTATAGCTATTATGGTTGGTGTTTATTTATGTCCTGAATGGAAGTCACAGTTAACTATTACGCTTATAGTAATCTTACTTACTGGTATTATAGGCATAGTTGATGATTTAATTATGTTATCCTCTAAAGAAAAGTTAATTTTGTTATGGATAGCTGGTTTGCCAATAATGTGGGTTACTCCACCTAATGTTAGTGTTATTTACATGTTGAGTATTCCTATTGCTGTTTCTGTAGCTTCTAATTTAACAAATATGTTAGCTGGTTTGAATGGTATAGAGACTGGTCTTGGTATTATTGCTTTAACTTCGTTAACTTTTTCATGTGTTATTATGAATAAGTTTGATGTTGCTATAATATCTTTTTCAATGTTAGGTGCTTTGATTGCATTTTTATTCTTTAATAAGTATCCTGCTAATGTGTTTCCGGGTGATGTTGGAACTTTAATTATAGGTGCTTGTATTGCAATTATTGCATTTATTGGTAGGGTTAAAATTATTGCATTTATAGTTTTGTTACCTAATATTATTGATGGTCTGCTTAAATTTTATAGTGCTGGTGTTATGGAACGTCAAAACTTTAAGCCGACTCAGGTTGATGATGATGGTAAGCTTATTGCACCTTCTGGTGGGTTTAACTCATTGATTAGATCTATATTGAAAAAGCCTATGAAAGAAAAGGATGTTGTTCATATTATATGGATTATTGGAATTGTATTTGGTATTATAGGTATTTTAGTTGCTTATTTTGCTAGAGGCAATTTAATTTAA
- a CDS encoding MnmC family methyltransferase: MNNEDESSRLEINSQHKKIIQEVFELEANGHKDARELFKDEIAGFLIRTEDGSFTLTSDERNEESETLHSKFGARTEAFEKFVIPSKLLEKAEKSTVIKVLDICSGIGYNVSALLDYLKDCDVQIEVDMVESSLETIATTLFIPDICESHSYVKKAIESYLIEKGYLHFNKVLSTLPSNVKLNINVCDARDFVRNCYDKEYDAVFLDPFSPAKCPELYSVDFFTKLKELLTPDALILTYTAASPVRSGLIEAGLHVGEGPRVHRSGGTVASRSADAIDTPLSFSDIKVIALSDVGIPFIDPDLSSDYLTILERRQNQRKTCRAITMFPSSNKLPRYLGLNPDDIEDDSLRAKLNGYVQKMGFNAINDERIVSMLNVDTSLPSRDQILALKENLELLLSKN; this comes from the coding sequence ATGAATAATGAAGATGAATCATCAAGACTTGAAATTAATTCTCAGCATAAAAAAATCATACAAGAAGTTTTTGAATTAGAAGCAAATGGACATAAAGATGCAAGAGAATTATTTAAGGATGAGATAGCGGGATTTTTAATAAGAACTGAGGATGGTTCTTTTACTTTAACTTCTGATGAAAGAAATGAAGAATCAGAAACATTACACAGTAAATTTGGTGCTAGGACGGAAGCATTTGAAAAATTTGTTATACCTTCAAAATTATTAGAAAAAGCTGAAAAAAGTACAGTGATTAAAGTTTTAGATATATGTAGTGGTATTGGATATAATGTTTCAGCATTATTGGATTATCTGAAAGATTGTGATGTTCAAATTGAAGTGGACATGGTTGAATCTTCTTTAGAAACGATAGCTACAACTTTATTTATTCCTGATATTTGTGAGTCTCATAGTTATGTGAAAAAAGCAATAGAGTCTTATCTCATTGAAAAGGGATATTTACACTTTAATAAGGTGTTAAGTACTCTTCCTTCTAATGTTAAATTAAATATTAATGTTTGTGATGCAAGGGATTTTGTAAGGAATTGTTATGATAAAGAGTATGATGCTGTATTTTTAGATCCGTTCAGTCCAGCAAAATGTCCTGAATTGTATTCTGTGGATTTTTTCACAAAATTAAAAGAGTTATTAACACCTGATGCTCTAATATTAACTTATACTGCAGCTAGTCCTGTAAGAAGTGGGTTAATAGAGGCAGGATTGCATGTAGGTGAAGGTCCAAGGGTTCATAGAAGTGGGGGTACAGTTGCTTCTAGGTCTGCAGATGCTATAGATACTCCGTTGTCATTTAGTGATATTAAAGTTATTGCTTTGAGTGATGTTGGAATTCCGTTTATTGATCCTGATTTAAGTAGTGATTATTTAACTATATTGGAAAGAAGACAAAATCAGCGAAAAACTTGTAGGGCAATTACAATGTTTCCTTCTTCAAATAAATTGCCTCGTTATTTAGGTTTAAATCCGGATGATATTGAGGATGATTCGTTAAGAGCTAAATTAAATGGTTATGTGCAGAAAATGGGTTTTAATGCTATTAATGATGAGAGAATTGTTTCTATGTTGAATGTGGATACTAGTTTACCTAGTAGGGATCAGATTTTGGCTTTGAAGGAAAATCTTGAGTTGTTGTTATCTAAAAATTAA
- a CDS encoding NUDIX domain-containing protein — MKTFKMYVKTVIYNEQGNILLLNKKRINKKPSWDLPGSSFTEEESFDETIINNVQKEIGYYVYPGKIIGISDYSNKNEKEVNVIMEGSILNGDLLLSKEYETHTWVPLERMTDYPLAPWLKNYFKDNKNPFHDVEIEIEEINTKNQRRRELIQEDVKINNTSENNSKKINESIKSSFGLLKDTIIRTFHPQEAKVKQTQPKPNQIHQENKIEDEKDSFTNKINLNFKREKEEYIEKPTNDENEIIIEHNENNIIIEHNNDDNKIDQKSNDDIIIDQKSNEDIIIEDNIIKDPVPLTKNIPTPNTRNKKIFDMNINRQENMKNSVKKIKKVIKNTKTNVEPKIKIINENDKIPRIRKEKESTEKVSFNSENIKNGWKERLNRINRTDANNVKKEAPRPKGQRK, encoded by the coding sequence ATGAAAACATTTAAGATGTATGTGAAAACAGTCATTTATAATGAACAGGGAAATATTCTTCTTTTAAATAAAAAAAGAATAAATAAAAAACCTAGTTGGGATTTACCTGGATCTTCATTTACTGAAGAAGAAAGTTTTGATGAAACCATAATAAATAACGTTCAAAAAGAAATTGGTTACTACGTATATCCCGGAAAAATAATAGGCATATCCGATTACTCAAATAAAAACGAGAAGGAAGTAAATGTAATAATGGAAGGAAGTATTCTTAATGGAGATTTATTATTATCCAAAGAATATGAAACACACACTTGGGTACCATTAGAGAGAATGACCGATTATCCATTAGCACCATGGTTAAAAAATTATTTCAAGGATAATAAAAATCCATTCCATGATGTTGAAATAGAAATAGAAGAAATTAACACTAAAAACCAAAGAAGACGAGAATTAATTCAGGAAGATGTGAAAATTAATAATACCTCTGAAAATAATTCTAAAAAAATAAACGAGAGTATTAAAAGTTCATTCGGATTATTAAAAGATACAATAATCAGAACATTCCATCCACAAGAGGCAAAAGTTAAACAAACACAGCCTAAACCTAATCAGATACATCAAGAAAACAAAATTGAAGATGAAAAAGATAGTTTCACAAATAAAATAAACCTTAACTTTAAACGGGAAAAAGAGGAATATATTGAAAAACCTACCAATGATGAAAATGAGATTATAATAGAACACAATGAAAATAACATCATAATAGAACATAACAATGATGATAATAAAATTGATCAAAAATCAAATGATGACATCATAATTGATCAAAAATCCAACGAAGATATTATAATTGAAGACAATATCATTAAAGATCCTGTTCCTCTAACAAAGAATATTCCAACACCGAATACTAGGAACAAGAAAATATTCGATATGAATATAAACAGACAAGAAAATATGAAAAATAGTGTGAAAAAAATAAAAAAAGTTATTAAAAACACTAAAACAAATGTGGAACCAAAAATTAAAATCATTAATGAAAACGATAAGATACCACGTATCAGAAAAGAAAAAGAATCAACAGAAAAAGTAAGTTTTAATTCAGAAAACATTAAGAATGGATGGAAAGAAAGGTTAAACAGAATAAACCGTACTGATGCAAACAATGTTAAGAAAGAAGCTCCTCGCCCTAAAGGACAAAGAAAATAA
- a CDS encoding class III signal peptide-containing protein, whose product MNNKGQITLEYILFSSILIIILIFTTNTIIEETEKNTILTTAQIGAQIGVDKNAYAMYYNDTFNNYQNNYPKLTNPTEIKVIEINMSEKNNEIQIQTVLHSNTYLNNNEKNIIGSRVNYYIRKTISETFDIKNNDLYYENIQINKHKIITKTVKWR is encoded by the coding sequence ATGAATAACAAAGGACAAATCACACTAGAATACATTTTGTTTTCATCAATATTAATCATAATCCTAATATTCACAACAAACACAATAATAGAAGAAACAGAAAAAAACACAATACTAACCACAGCACAAATAGGAGCACAAATAGGAGTAGACAAAAACGCTTATGCAATGTATTACAATGACACATTCAATAATTATCAAAATAATTATCCAAAACTAACAAATCCAACAGAAATAAAAGTAATCGAAATAAACATGTCAGAAAAAAACAATGAAATACAAATCCAAACAGTACTACATAGCAACACTTACCTAAACAACAATGAAAAAAACATAATAGGCTCAAGAGTAAACTACTACATAAGAAAAACAATTTCCGAAACATTCGATATAAAAAACAATGATTTATACTACGAAAATATTCAAATAAACAAACATAAAATCATAACAAAAACAGTAAAATGGAGGTGA
- a CDS encoding THUMP domain-containing protein encodes MKLKKQNNKELLIKFKQTPNPKELDDMLTQFENNMNKKHHKYFLKESENPFIYFLEYSKPEELMKELEIKEEYKITPVTCVMSNMNYITATILRKIRHKICYQDTFKVNCYINSYTTPETKEKIEEELTARLKNLMHLEKDLIKPVWTIEIYIVGDITGINIISKKQNRTNDKIWT; translated from the coding sequence ATGAAATTAAAAAAACAAAACAATAAAGAATTACTAATAAAATTTAAACAAACACCCAACCCTAAAGAATTAGATGACATGCTAACACAATTTGAAAACAACATGAACAAAAAACACCACAAATACTTCCTAAAAGAATCAGAAAACCCCTTCATATACTTCCTAGAATACTCCAAACCAGAAGAACTAATGAAAGAATTAGAAATTAAAGAAGAATACAAAATAACACCCGTAACCTGTGTTATGAGCAATATGAATTATATTACAGCAACAATACTAAGAAAAATAAGACACAAAATTTGTTACCAAGACACATTCAAAGTAAACTGTTATATAAATTCATATACAACACCAGAAACCAAAGAAAAAATAGAAGAAGAATTAACTGCCAGACTAAAAAACTTAATGCACCTAGAAAAAGATTTAATAAAACCAGTATGGACAATAGAAATATACATAGTAGGTGATATAACAGGAATAAATATCATCTCAAAAAAACAGAACAGAACAAACGATAAAATATGGACATAA